A DNA window from Candidatus Limnocylindrales bacterium contains the following coding sequences:
- a CDS encoding DUF167 domain-containing protein gives MIETRQTDQGLILKVHIQPRASKNEVVGEYKGALKIRITAPPVDHQANRALIAFLAELLGIRKSQIEILSGHTGRNKTVIFYSCNKELITLLLT, from the coding sequence ATGATTGAAACGCGACAAACCGATCAAGGTTTAATCCTTAAAGTTCATATTCAACCCAGGGCTTCTAAGAATGAAGTGGTAGGAGAGTATAAAGGGGCTTTGAAAATAAGGATCACGGCCCCACCGGTCGATCATCAGGCCAATAGAGCTCTGATTGCATTTCTGGCGGAACTCCTGGGGATTAGAAAATCCCAAATCGAAATTCTCTCTGGTCATACCGGACGGAATAAAACGGTGATTTTTTATAGTTGTAATAAAGAACTTATAACTCTCCTCCTGACTTAA
- a CDS encoding HEPN domain-containing protein, translated as MRHARHALEDRDFEWSCFASHQAAEKALKAVFQKLGMEAWGHTLTALIGNLPSSLPVSESLVNYARMLDKHYIPMRYPNGFESGAPMDFYTEEEAQNAIRYAEAILEFCRDQIS; from the coding sequence TTGCGTCATGCCCGTCACGCCCTGGAAGATCGTGACTTTGAGTGGAGTTGTTTTGCTTCCCATCAGGCCGCGGAAAAAGCCTTGAAGGCTGTGTTCCAAAAGCTAGGCATGGAGGCTTGGGGTCATACTTTAACGGCCCTGATAGGAAATCTGCCGTCGTCCCTCCCGGTCTCAGAAAGTTTGGTAAACTACGCCAGGATGTTGGACAAGCACTATATCCCTATGCGTTACCCCAACGGATTTGAATCTGGGGCACCCATGGATTTTTACACAGAGGAAGAGGCCCAAAATGCCATTCGATATGCGGAGGCAATCCTTGAGTTCTGTCGTGATCAAATCAGCTAA
- a CDS encoding nucleotidyltransferase domain-containing protein produces the protein MPFDMRRQSLSSVVIKSANREVITRHVEAYVAWLREKHPEVKRVIWFGSWVTGLPTVGSDVDLCLILSSSDKPFRERIPDYLPVGFPVGVDLFPYTQAEFERLRYQSPGWYRSIVSGREV, from the coding sequence ATGCCATTCGATATGCGGAGGCAATCCTTGAGTTCTGTCGTGATCAAATCAGCTAACCGCGAGGTTATCACACGCCATGTAGAAGCTTATGTGGCCTGGTTAAGGGAGAAGCATCCAGAGGTAAAACGGGTAATCTGGTTTGGTTCCTGGGTAACGGGGTTACCAACGGTTGGAAGCGATGTGGATTTGTGTTTGATATTGTCCTCTTCGGATAAGCCCTTCAGAGAGCGCATCCCAGACTATTTACCGGTGGGCTTTCCGGTGGGGGTAGATCTGTTTCCGTATACTCAGGCCGAGTTCGAGCGCCTGCGTTACCAATCTCCTGGCTGGTATAGAAGCATTGTCAGCGGACGTGAGGTGTGA
- a CDS encoding peptidoglycan DD-metalloendopeptidase family protein, with amino-acid sequence MVWKCPYLKKISQYLLISFFGFSLSLQAQSVDEKIEAELKHLQQIQKELKEKKKIFEQTRAAEQNVLSQLELIEKSLNAQERELQIYERKVKETEKKIQELEKELNELNHRHEEQKNQLNTRMVAIYKLGSLGYLRTLFAARDHEDLIQRIKYLSLIAKNDMTLIAQLDENIKELEAKKKELESSNQKATLYREKVRVKKQEIEDQKAEKTQFLAKLREDKNIYQKLIGELEESSTELENLITTWEKEKEKRKKETEPAQGRNTQEFKVPSSFVKGKLIWPVKGKLITRFGRFKYPGTNTYTFYKGIDIEAPEGTPIYAVGKGVIKYADWFKGYGNLIILDHGGNFYTLYAHADEVYVKPGDEVQAQQILGRVGSTDSIKGPYLYFEIRVGGKSVDPLAWLGKS; translated from the coding sequence ATGGTGTGGAAGTGCCCTTACCTTAAAAAGATTTCTCAATACCTACTAATCAGCTTTTTCGGTTTTAGCTTATCCCTACAAGCCCAGTCTGTAGATGAAAAGATAGAAGCCGAACTTAAACATCTTCAACAGATTCAAAAGGAACTCAAGGAAAAAAAGAAGATTTTCGAGCAGACCCGGGCGGCTGAACAAAATGTTTTATCGCAACTGGAATTGATCGAGAAATCCTTGAATGCCCAGGAGCGTGAACTGCAAATTTACGAGCGTAAGGTTAAAGAGACCGAGAAAAAAATTCAGGAACTGGAAAAAGAACTAAATGAGCTGAATCACCGGCATGAAGAACAAAAAAATCAATTGAATACCCGAATGGTTGCTATTTATAAGTTAGGAAGTTTGGGGTATCTCCGTACCCTCTTTGCAGCCAGGGATCATGAAGATTTAATTCAGCGGATTAAGTATTTAAGTTTAATTGCGAAAAACGATATGACGCTGATAGCCCAGCTCGATGAAAATATCAAAGAGTTAGAAGCCAAGAAAAAAGAACTGGAGTCCTCCAACCAAAAAGCAACGCTATACCGGGAGAAGGTCCGGGTAAAGAAACAAGAAATAGAAGATCAGAAGGCAGAAAAGACCCAGTTTCTGGCCAAATTGAGGGAAGATAAAAATATTTATCAAAAACTTATCGGTGAGTTGGAAGAGTCCTCCACGGAGCTGGAGAATCTGATCACAACGTGGGAAAAAGAAAAGGAAAAAAGAAAAAAAGAAACAGAACCTGCACAAGGTCGGAATACCCAAGAGTTCAAAGTCCCTTCTTCCTTTGTGAAAGGTAAACTCATCTGGCCGGTAAAGGGAAAGTTAATAACGAGATTTGGCAGGTTTAAATATCCAGGGACCAATACCTATACCTTCTATAAAGGGATCGATATAGAAGCTCCGGAGGGAACCCCTATTTACGCGGTGGGGAAAGGGGTTATTAAGTATGCAGACTGGTTTAAAGGTTATGGAAACCTGATCATTTTAGACCATGGTGGGAATTTTTATACGTTATATGCCCATGCAGATGAAGTCTATGTAAAACCCGGCGATGAGGTACAGGCCCAACAAATCCTCGGTAGAGTGGGAAGCACGGATTCTATTAAAGGGCCTTATTTGTATTTTGAGATCCGAGTGGGAGGGAAATCGGTGGACCCCCTGGCCTGGCTGGGTAAAAGTTAG
- the ftsX gene encoding permease-like cell division protein FtsX has translation MRFYSFIYLISETYASIKQTKLTNFIAIVTIAVSLSIFGVFLLVYVNLNEVVQKWSEAVHMTVYLKDPISDEQVKALEKALSELKQIEAISFVSKEAALKTFQERLKGQESLLSGMTGNPLPASFEIKIKKRYQSSEGMKVLATLIEKFQGVDEVQYGQDWLESLSAIVSLLRLVGFFVGSLLFIGLVFIISNTIKLTLYARKEELDIMRLVGATDRFIRGPFLIEGIFRGVVGSSCSLLLLYLVYNIFISSLNHSSYILFKFLSVSFLSSDLIIGILIFGGLMGWCGSALTLKRFLNTY, from the coding sequence GTGAGGTTTTATTCTTTCATCTACCTGATTAGCGAGACCTACGCCAGCATTAAGCAAACTAAACTAACCAATTTTATTGCCATCGTTACCATTGCTGTATCTCTCTCCATCTTTGGCGTTTTCCTTTTGGTCTATGTAAATTTGAATGAAGTTGTTCAGAAGTGGAGTGAGGCCGTTCATATGACCGTTTATCTGAAAGACCCCATATCAGATGAACAGGTCAAAGCCCTTGAAAAGGCTTTAAGTGAGTTAAAACAGATTGAAGCCATTTCCTTTGTTTCCAAGGAAGCTGCTTTGAAGACTTTTCAAGAAAGGCTCAAAGGGCAGGAAAGTTTACTTTCGGGAATGACCGGAAATCCGCTTCCGGCATCTTTTGAAATAAAAATTAAGAAGCGTTATCAAAGTTCGGAAGGAATGAAAGTACTGGCCACTCTTATCGAGAAATTTCAAGGGGTTGACGAAGTTCAATATGGTCAGGACTGGCTGGAAAGCCTTTCGGCAATCGTCAGTTTATTAAGACTGGTAGGCTTTTTTGTAGGAAGTTTACTCTTTATAGGACTGGTTTTTATTATTTCTAATACGATTAAATTAACCCTCTATGCCCGTAAAGAAGAATTGGATATTATGCGGCTTGTCGGCGCTACCGATAGGTTTATTCGAGGTCCTTTTCTCATAGAGGGTATATTTCGAGGGGTTGTTGGATCTTCCTGTTCGCTTTTACTCCTATACCTGGTCTATAATATCTTTATCTCCAGTCTTAACCACTCTTCTTATATCCTGTTCAAATTTTTATCCGTCTCGTTTCTTTCTTCAGACCTCATTATTGGGATTCTTATCTTTGGAGGGCTGATGGGATGGTGTGGAAGTGCCCTTACCTTAAAAAGATTTCTCAATACCTACTAA